One window from the genome of Sulfurimonas hongkongensis encodes:
- a CDS encoding pseudouridine synthase family protein: protein MAKEKAYKILAMQEGISNSQAKSMIDRGLVYVGNSKVVIARGELDKKTIFRVQKVEKAKPIFENDDIIVIDKPAFVNSDEIERQFRPAVLLHRLDRETSGVLMLVKNEEFRQKAIKEFKKDNVYKEYIAWVEGIISEPIEVDKPILTQKKNNKAYSNVSSKGKPARTEITPDLVSANKTKINCVIHHGRTHQIRTHLRYIDHSIIGDEQYGGRRAKRVMLHAYKVRLLGLEFIAPEPKVFIDFE from the coding sequence TTGGCTAAAGAAAAAGCGTATAAAATATTGGCAATGCAAGAGGGTATCTCAAATTCTCAAGCGAAATCTATGATTGACCGTGGTTTAGTTTATGTGGGAAATAGTAAAGTTGTAATAGCTCGTGGAGAGTTAGATAAAAAAACAATTTTTAGGGTTCAAAAGGTTGAAAAAGCTAAACCTATTTTTGAAAACGATGATATTATTGTTATAGATAAACCTGCATTTGTAAACTCAGATGAGATAGAGAGGCAGTTTAGGCCAGCGGTTTTGCTTCACAGACTTGACCGCGAGACAAGTGGCGTTTTGATGCTTGTAAAAAACGAAGAGTTTAGACAAAAAGCAATAAAAGAGTTTAAAAAAGACAATGTTTATAAAGAGTATATTGCATGGGTTGAGGGTATTATTAGCGAACCTATTGAGGTTGATAAACCAATTTTGACACAGAAAAAAAATAATAAAGCCTACTCAAATGTCTCATCTAAAGGAAAACCCGCAAGAACGGAGATAACTCCAGACTTAGTTAGTGCAAATAAAACAAAGATAAACTGTGTTATCCATCATGGAAGAACACATCAGATAAGAACGCATCTTCGCTATATCGACCACTCAATCATCGGAGATGAACAGTACGGCGGAAGACGAGCAAAAAGAGTGATGCTTCACGCTTATAAAGTTAGACTTTTAGGGCTGGAGTTTATTGCCCCTGAGCCTAAGGTTTTTATAGATTTTGAATAA
- a CDS encoding GIY-YIG nuclease family protein: MTGKNLSWKVYILKCSDSTLYTGVTTDLKRRLKEHNTSSLGAKYTRAKRPVELVYFESCDDKVHAMQREYAIKQLTRSKKLELISGAGKVKGI; this comes from the coding sequence ATGACTGGGAAAAATCTCTCTTGGAAGGTCTACATTTTGAAATGCTCAGATAGCACGCTCTACACTGGAGTTACAACAGATTTAAAAAGAAGGCTTAAAGAGCATAACACTTCAAGTCTTGGTGCAAAATATACAAGAGCAAAAAGACCAGTAGAATTAGTTTACTTTGAGAGTTGTGATGATAAAGTCCATGCGATGCAAAGAGAATACGCTATAAAACAACTTACTCGTAGTAAGAAATTGGAACTAATCTCTGGTGCAGGAAAAGTTAAGGGTATTTAG
- the ffh gene encoding signal recognition particle protein, with translation MFDTLTNSFTTAIKKIRTFDDEKALSKALVELKKSLLKADVNHKVVKQLIDEVGIETRKGEIGKDQFLEALRTTLHKLLEVGGNKGFVFAPNPPTVILMTGLQGSGKTTTTGKLAHYLKSKQKKVLIVAADLQRLAAVEQLRQITTQIDVELYEDETTKNPVEVVSGALKKAKSGIYDVVLIDTAGRLAIDEELMDELKCVKDAANPSEIFYVADSMTGQDAVKTATTFKEKIGIDGVILSKYDGDSKGGVALGLSSQVKVPLRFIGSGEKMQDLEVFLPERVINRLMGFGDIEGLAEKTAGAIDEKQAKKLTKKIQKGKFNFNDFLEQMESMKKMGSMKSLMGMIPGMGNMSKALKDFDMENSSELKNIKSMVSSMTPKERENPDLLNNSRKGRIAKGCGLEIVEINRMIKQFKNAGKMAKKFSGKNGMKDLQAMMGQMGGGPGGMAGLPR, from the coding sequence ATGTTTGATACACTAACTAACTCTTTTACTACAGCGATAAAAAAGATACGCACATTTGATGATGAAAAAGCTCTCTCAAAAGCTTTAGTTGAGCTAAAAAAATCACTTTTAAAAGCAGATGTAAACCATAAAGTTGTAAAGCAACTTATAGATGAAGTTGGCATAGAAACAAGAAAGGGCGAGATAGGAAAAGATCAATTTCTTGAAGCTCTAAGAACTACTCTACACAAACTTTTAGAAGTAGGCGGGAACAAAGGTTTTGTTTTTGCACCAAATCCACCAACTGTAATACTTATGACAGGACTTCAAGGTTCAGGAAAAACAACTACTACTGGTAAGTTAGCTCACTACTTAAAATCAAAACAAAAAAAAGTTCTTATAGTTGCAGCCGACCTGCAAAGACTTGCAGCTGTTGAACAACTTCGTCAAATCACAACTCAAATAGATGTAGAGTTGTATGAAGATGAGACTACTAAAAATCCTGTAGAAGTTGTAAGTGGGGCACTTAAAAAAGCAAAAAGTGGCATCTATGATGTAGTTCTTATTGATACAGCTGGTCGTTTAGCTATCGATGAAGAACTGATGGATGAGCTTAAATGTGTAAAAGACGCTGCAAACCCAAGCGAAATTTTCTATGTAGCAGACTCAATGACAGGTCAAGATGCAGTTAAGACTGCAACTACCTTTAAAGAAAAAATCGGTATCGATGGTGTCATACTCTCAAAATATGATGGAGATTCAAAAGGTGGTGTAGCTTTAGGACTCTCATCTCAGGTTAAGGTTCCACTTCGTTTTATCGGAAGTGGTGAGAAGATGCAAGACTTGGAAGTCTTTTTGCCAGAACGTGTTATAAACCGTCTGATGGGTTTTGGAGATATCGAGGGCTTAGCTGAGAAAACTGCTGGTGCTATTGATGAAAAGCAGGCTAAAAAACTTACAAAGAAGATACAAAAAGGCAAGTTTAACTTCAATGACTTTTTAGAACAGATGGAGAGTATGAAGAAAATGGGTAGCATGAAGTCCCTTATGGGAATGATTCCAGGTATGGGCAATATGTCAAAAGCTCTAAAAGACTTTGACATGGAAAATTCAAGCGAACTCAAAAATATTAAATCAATGGTTTCATCTATGACACCAAAAGAGAGAGAAAATCCAGATTTGCTTAATAACTCTCGTAAGGGAAGAATCGCAAAAGGTTGTGGTTTAGAGATAGTAGAGATTAACCGTATGATAAAACAGTTTAAAAATGCTGGAAAAATGGCAAAGAAGTTTTCTGGTAAAAACGGAATGAAAGATCTCCAAGCTATGATGGGTCAGATGGGCGGTGGTCCTGGCGGTATGGCAGGATTACCTAGATAA
- the rpsP gene encoding 30S ribosomal protein S16 yields the protein MTVIRLTRMGRKKQPFYRIAVTDSRKRRDGGWIELIGHYNPMNDEKTLVVDNERLDYWISVGAQMSDRVKKITGR from the coding sequence ATGACAGTAATTAGACTTACTCGTATGGGAAGAAAAAAACAACCATTTTATCGTATAGCGGTAACAGATAGTCGCAAAAGAAGAGATGGTGGTTGGATCGAGTTAATCGGACACTATAACCCAATGAATGATGAAAAGACTTTAGTTGTTGACAATGAAAGACTTGACTATTGGATTAGTGTCGGTGCTCAAATGAGTGACCGTGTTAAAAAGATAACTGGTCGTTAA
- a CDS encoding KH domain-containing protein, producing the protein MICDFVAEFAKLIATYPEDIKVQTKQGDEITEIVLYANQADVGKLIGKEGKMIGAIKTVISGCKAKDGVSYKINVEPV; encoded by the coding sequence ATGATTTGTGATTTTGTCGCAGAGTTTGCAAAACTTATAGCTACCTATCCAGAAGATATAAAAGTACAAACAAAACAAGGCGATGAAATAACTGAGATAGTTCTTTATGCCAACCAAGCTGATGTAGGTAAACTTATTGGCAAAGAAGGTAAGATGATTGGTGCTATAAAAACAGTCATCTCTGGCTGCAAAGCAAAAGATGGCGTTAGCTATAAAATCAATGTCGAACCAGTTTAA
- the rimM gene encoding ribosome maturation factor RimM (Essential for efficient processing of 16S rRNA), producing the protein MALAIKSMSNQFKEPRLHIATIGKTVGIKGEMKFHDHSDFPEQFQKNTTFLTNKNSSLTLSEVNHEKGLIKIAGVNSVEDAKKFTNIKLYTTREETRKNCRLEDGEYFWFDLEGCGVYENGKLLGLVDEVQRITISNYLFVKTSKELLDAGHVKSFLIPFHKPFVISTDIDKKIIVVDGAVDILEAS; encoded by the coding sequence ATGGCGTTAGCTATAAAATCAATGTCGAACCAGTTTAAAGAACCTAGACTTCATATCGCTACAATCGGCAAAACTGTCGGTATAAAAGGCGAGATGAAGTTTCATGACCACTCAGACTTCCCTGAGCAATTTCAAAAAAACACTACCTTTTTAACAAATAAAAACTCTTCTCTTACTCTAAGTGAAGTAAACCATGAAAAAGGGCTTATAAAAATAGCTGGTGTAAATAGTGTTGAGGATGCAAAGAAATTTACAAATATAAAACTCTATACTACTAGAGAAGAGACAAGAAAAAACTGCCGCTTAGAAGATGGAGAATATTTTTGGTTCGATTTAGAGGGTTGTGGGGTTTATGAGAATGGCAAACTATTAGGTCTTGTCGATGAAGTTCAGAGGATTACAATAAGCAATTATCTCTTTGTAAAAACATCTAAGGAGCTTTTAGATGCTGGACATGTAAAGAGTTTTTTGATTCCATTTCACAAGCCATTTGTTATAAGTACAGATATTGATAAAAAGATCATTGTCGTAGATGGTGCGGTGGATATTTTAGAAGCATCATAG